Proteins found in one Lepeophtheirus salmonis chromosome 9, UVic_Lsal_1.4, whole genome shotgun sequence genomic segment:
- the LOC121124828 gene encoding dynein axonemal heavy chain 6-like yields the protein MILTLHTSSYIQTNPFIMERRKSLGKRRCSVIPPARRKSSCIIDSISREMSTYASEFGDDYMGPIEWTEWIRTKTPSLGSVYLIPNSCIAYSYKLATDNEATRFSSHYLTLSPTGLNEFIGSKISFSSLEKWISESIQYEKICRISFFMQFRISKSFRIWSKIVRRSKFTTVTKYLMDNSSLWGKYGALRSSLSKIMALMSSLTDMGVILLETSKTYNLEDFYGIQEERVDTFRKDLQNFRSVIKRIVYDACKATFSQSGFSLDDYRIECNYLQRQLSDNTSLSPEARYEVPKKLTFIEQSNKRLICEKLISFVHLVDWIFRIALYNCVKNTFDSIHMEMESRSAQFVIEADDGKKGSPTTASSVSSSTPMFHVVLSIYEKKIVLEPTIHNFEKVLEKYLHKLNEAINSIQLIIHDKDLNPFTRPYLYGKIDESLIQVPRDILISNHESSIRDIIKAVCNTLSKSYIICKTIFDPYEKTCEEFSEYPSIESQDNSEMTVSTDVEQLKGDMHSLTTQQKNIRELKDSFSLGLFKADFRPFKRRLLPNISKAFSKLQEALPQLGREKISSLSKCIKEVSTLAEFEPESAKDMVEHMDTLSILKQEYEDLQNKYQDILIVFAIMEKIPLPIPPEDGTAINNLKALMTSLNTIIDKREQREANKILRLSTALQEEENVLKTEISVLLNEIKSPQLTESSSSPQEIRESLLKHRNELCNVEERANVYKYYEKEFGFEITEYLEIIDANKILR from the exons ATGATATTAACTCTCCATACTAGTAGTTATATCCAAACAAATCCATTCATTATGGAACGTCGAAAATCCCTTGGTAAACGTCGATGTAGCGTTATTCCTCCTGCAAGGAGAAAATCCTCTTGCATTATTGACTCCATCTCAAGGGAGATGTCAACGTATGCAAGTGAATTTGGAGATGATTATATGGGACCTATTGAGTGGACGGAGTGGATTCGTACAAAGACTCCCAGTTTAGGAAGCGTTTATTTGATTCCTAACTCTTGCATAGCCTACTCCTACAAACTGGCAACAGATAATGAAGCAACTAGGTTTAGTTCTCATTACTTGACATTGAG TCCCACCGGATTAAATGAATTCATTGGCtctaaaatttccttttcttccCTCGAGAAATGGATTAGTGAATCtattcaatatgaaaaaatttgtagGATATCATTTTTCATGCAATTTCGGATCTCCAAATCGTTTCGAATATGGAGTAAAATTGTGAGGAGATCCAAGTTCACAACCGTTACAAAGTATCTAATGGATAACTCGAGTCTTTGGGGTAAATATGGGGCTCTCAGATCATCGCTTAGCAAAATCATGGCTTTGATGTCATCACTCACGGATATGGGAGTCATTCTATTAGAAACCTCAAAAACATataaccttgaggatttctATGGGATACAGGAGGAAAGGGTGGATACTTTTCGAAAGGATCTTCAAAACTTTAGATCTGTAATCAAAAGGATCGTTTACGATGCGTGCAAAGCTACATTTTCTCAGTCTGGATTTAGCCTCGATGATTATCGTATCGAATGTAATTACCTTCAACGTCAACTATCAGACAATACATCCCTTTCACCCGAGGCTCGTTATGAAGTACCTAAAAAGCTCACTTTTATTGAGCAGTCCAATAAACGGCTCATATGCGAAAAACTTATATCTTTTGTTCATTTAGTGGATTGGATATTTCGTATAGCCCTTTATAATTGtgtgaaaaatacatttgactCCATACATATGGAAATGGAATCAAGATCCGCTCAATTTGTTATAGAAGCTGATGACGGGAAAAAGGGAAGTCCTACTACAGCGTCCTCGGTAAGTAGTTCTACACCCATGTTTCATGTTGTGTTGTccatttatgaaaagaaaattgttcTTGAGCCAAcgattcacaattttgaaaaagtcttAGAAAAGTATCTCCACAAATTAAACGAAGCCATCAACTCAATTCAGCTCATAATCCATGACAAGGATTTAAATCCCTTCACACGTCCTTATCTCTATGGTAAAATAGACGAATCCCTAATTCAAGTCCCAAGAGATATTTTAATCAGTAACCATGAAAGCTCCATCAGGGACATTATAAAAGCAGTATGCAATACCCTTTCGAAGTCATACATCATCtgcaaaactatttttgatcCATATGAGAAGACTTGTGAGGAATTCTCAGAGTACCCTTCAATAGAATCCCAAGACAACTCTGAAATGACTGTATCAACAGATGTAGAACAGTTAAAGGGAGATATGCACTCTTTAACAACACAACAAAAGAACATTAGGGAACTCAAGGATTCATTTTCATTAGGACTCTTCAAGGCGGATTTCCGCCCCTTTAAGCGTCGTCTCCTCCCTAATATATCAAAGGCATTTTCTAAGCTACAAGAGGCTCTTCCACAGCTGGGGAGAGAGAAAATATCTTCTCTGAGTAAGTGCATTAAGGAAGTGTCGACTCTTGCGGAATTTGAACCCGAGTCTGCCAAGGACATGGTGGAACACATGGACACTCTATCTATACTAAAACAGGAATATGAGGATTTACAGAACAAATATCAGGATATCCTCATAGTTTTTGCAATAATGGAAAAGATCCCTCTTCCAATTCCTCCCGAAGATGGAACGGCTATCAATAACCTTAAGGCCTTAATGACATCCCTAAACACCATTATAGATAAGAGAGAACAAAGAGAGGCAAACAAGATTTTGCGTCTAAGTACCGCTCTCCAAGAGGAAGAAAATGTTCTCAAGACAGAAATCAGTGTGCTATTAAATGAGATCAAAAGTCCACAATTGACGGAAAGTAGTTCATCCCCTCAAGAGATTCGAGAAAGTCTCTTGAAGCACAGAAATGAGCTCTGCAACGTTGAAGAGAGGGCCAATGTCTACAAGTACTACGAAAAAGAGTTTGGATTTGAAATAACAGAGTACTTGGAGATAATAGATGCGAATAAAATACTGAGGTGA
- the LOC121124585 gene encoding protein C-mannosyl-transferase DPY19L3 isoform X2, translating into MSNNKNPVVESIVQRHKTKDSIFTSQMKTLSTANIVIGVLVMLFIGHKWCDYLELLHENQTWFSNVSQLLREISFRTEQGLYYSYFKDFVQSPSMEEGWNKLRYDNVTENTKTINIFHRFNIYQELFLGVVYSVYDFGLEPIFFYIKATFALQGILMMAFYLISWRISGTWVAGIVTSAYVVCLRTSVTRVEYTIALREHFSLPFIFLQFASVGYYLKLNPKGNEKIHLVLNFGLSLLFTICWQFSQFVLLLESGVLFMLGMFRIVDRNKITKILVSHSFVIVSTWYFQYYQPMVLSSLVLSFIPVAVIFLHLQEPPMQKYGFVNELISYVIRSIGHIVLALIITICINMLLKYGMDQHDDNHILHFIKSKLGFTDQTNFDTRLYLCLSAFQTLPMSELYAFVPNLSLILYILLLIIGLASFILTIAKRILVSQEKKTDKDEENKDNSVSLIKKIDEEAHLHFLTNIGDRPEFIFHLCMSLILGALAISTFRMKCFWSPYILICASACICDFHLWNAFLSHFIGKEKSKASKNLTQFVRHMVLLFLILHLYISHKESLREELEDLRELHDPDTVDLMQWIKQFTPKDAVFTGSMQLLAGVKLCTSRRLTNHPHFEDKDLRIRTKELYSIYSKISPEEVYQILRKYDTSYIILEDSICMAPPSNRCSLNEIMDLTNGFIPSDGIKDLPHLKQSLHPLFCDEIRYARGAYKKYFNEVFSNRTFRVYKVKK; encoded by the exons AtgtcaaacaataaaaatcctGTTGTAGAGTCCATAGTCCAACGACATAAG ACTAAGGACTCCATATTCACATCCCAAATGAAGACTCTATCCACTGCCAATATAGTTATTGGAGTATTAGTTATGCTTTTTATTGGACACAAATGGTGTGATTATTTGGAGCTACTGCATGAAAATCAAACTTGGTTTTCGAATGTTAGTCAACTTCTGAGGGAAATTTCATTCAGAACGGAGCAAGGTCTTTACTACTCTTACTTTAAAGACTTTGTCCAGTCTCCATCCATGGAAGAAGGCTGGAACAAACTCCGTTACGACAATGTCACAGAGAACaccaaaacaattaatatattccaCAGATTTAACATTTATCAG GAGTTGTTTTTGGGAGTCGTATATAGCGTATATGATTTCGGATTAGAACcgattttcttttatataaaagcCACATTTGCATTACAAGGAATTTTAATGATGGCATTTTATCTCATATCTTGGAGAATCAGCGGAACTTGGGTTGCTGGTATTGTAACATCGGCATATGTTGTTTGTCTAAG GACCAGCGTGACGAGAGTCGAATATACCATTGCATTAAGAGAACATTTTTCCttaccttttatttttcttcaattcgCATCCGTTGGCTACTATTTAAAGTTAAATCCAAAAGGAAATGAG aaaattcaTTTGGTTCTTAATTTTGGCCTATCCCTCCTATTCACGATTTGCTGGCAATTTTCTCAGTTCGTCCTTCTTTTAGAGTCAGGAGTACTTTTTATGTTGGGAATGTTTCGCATCGTTGATAGGAATAAAATCACTAAAATCCTAGTATCTCACTCTTTTGTTATCGTCTCAACTTGGTATTTTCAGTATTATCAGCCTATGGTGCTTAGCTCCTTAGTATTGTCATTCATCCCTGTTGCAGTTATTTTTCTGCATCTTCAAGAACCTCCTATGCAAAAATATGGGTTTGTAAATGAGCTTATTTCCTATGTCATACGCTCTATTGGACATATAGTCCTTGCTCTAATCATCACAATTTGCATTAATATGCTTCTGAAg TATGGTATGGATCAGCATGATGACAATCACATACTTCATTTCATCAAGAGCAAACTAGGATTTACGGATCAGACCAACTTTGATACAAGACTATATTTGTGTCTGAGTGCTTTTCAAACTCTTCCTATGTCGGAACTATATGCCTTTGTACCGAATTTATCTCTTATCCTATATATACTACTACTCATCATTGGATTGGCCTCTTTCATTCTAACAATAGCCAAGAGGATACTTGTCTCTCAAGAGAAAAAAACCGacaaagatgaagaaaataaggaTAACTCAGTttctttaattaagaaaattgacGAAGAAGCTCATCTACATTTCCTTACTAACATTGGAGATAGGCCAGagttcatttttcatttat gcATGTCCTTGATTCTTGGAGCCCTAGCCATTTCGACCTTTAGAATGAAGTGTTTTTGGAGTCCTTATATTCTCATATGTGCAAGTGCATGTATTTGCGACTTTCATTTATGGAATGCTTTCTTGAGTCATTttataggaaaagaaaagagtaaagcCTCCAAAAATCTCACTCAGTTTGTTCGACACATGGTCCTCCTATTTCTTATTCTCCACCTGTATATATCGCATAAAGAATCTCTGAGAGAAGAATTGGAAGACTTGAGAGAACTACACGATCCAGACACTGTTGATCTCATGCAATGGATAAAGCAATTTACTCCAAAGGATGCAGTTTTTACGGGAAGTATGCAACTCCTGGCTGGAGTCAAACTGTGTACATCAAGACGCCTTACAAATCATCCTCATTTTGAGGATAAGGACCTTCGAATAAGAACGAAAGAA ttgtattctatttactcaaaaatatctCCAGAGGaagtttatcaaattttaagaaagtatgacacaagttatataattttagaagatTCAATTTGCATGGCTCCACCATCCAATCGTTGTTCCTTGAATGAGATAATGGATCTGACAAATGGATTT attCCAAGCGATGGCATCAAGGATCTTCCTCACTTGAAACAAAGCCTTCATCCTTTATTTTGTGACGAAATTCGATACGCACGTGGAgcatataagaaatatttcaatgaagTATTTTCAAACAGAACTTTTCGAGtatataaagtgaaaaaatga
- the LOC121124144 gene encoding uncharacterized protein, whose translation MENHPNIPPPAAPPIHMIESYGYKKEFKCQYCHKSFEKRICVNRHIKNVHEATREYVECYLCHKNFAQKHYLATHIKTVHHGVKEFKCMYCEKEYGQKSQLNLHVKTVHQRIRDYACPQCDKTFAKKDTLKFHMKTVHQGLQSHVDTVHKGIKKHKCQGCNKPYALKQGLKLHTCSHSKDQGSSSSFSSSSSSHDSPPTQIELKPTYATLNPTTTKVAFPAQHIQNQPPPHNIKFDYPYAVPVYTKMNYSK comes from the exons ATGGAGAATCATCCAAACATTCCTCCCCCTGCAGCTCCCCCGATCCACATGATAGAGTCCTACGGATACAAAAAGGAGTTCAAGTGTCAGTACTGTCACAAGAGTTTCGAGAAAAGGATCTGCGTGAACCGCCACATCAAGAATGTGCATGAGGCGACCCGTGAGTACGTGGAGTGTTACCTCTGCCACAAGAACTTTGCTCAAAAGCACTACCTGGCCACACACATCAAGACGGTGCACCATGGAGTGAAGGAGTTCAAATGTATGTACTGCGAAAAGGAGTATGGTCAAAAGTCGCAGCTGAATCTCCATGTGAAGACGGTGCATCAGCGCATCCGCGACTACGCCTGTCCCCAGTGCGACAAGACCTTCGCTAAAAAGGATACTCTCAAGTTCCACATGAAAACCGTCCATCAAG GACTTCAAAGCCACGTTGATACAGTGCACAAAGGCATCAAGAAACACAAGTGTCAAGGATGTAACAAGCCATATGCCCTAAAACAAGGCCTCAAACTACACACCTGTAGTCATTCCAAGGACCAGGGCTCCTCTTCCAGCTTCTCCTCCTCATCCTCCTCGCACGATTCTCCTCCTACACAAATTGAACTTAAGCCCACCTATGCTACCCTTAATCCTACCACCACCAAAGTCGCCTTCCCCGCACAGCATATACAAAACCAGCCGCCTCCTCATAATATCAAGTTTGATTATCCTTATGCTGTTCCTGTTTATACCAAAATGAATTACTCCAAATGA
- the LOC121124585 gene encoding protein C-mannosyl-transferase DPY19L3 isoform X1: MDAGDDIIDVLYKYRDSPHSIRSKQQQEQSGYDDYSEEGPYSSEYGTLESEHEYYGNHQHRTYEYFPVRRSVTADVISYRDNERLYSREEGDFITSPNGVRRRRQKDLDYDEEFLQEGRKKDGNSKMELAALNTENIHITKDSIFTSQMKTLSTANIVIGVLVMLFIGHKWCDYLELLHENQTWFSNVSQLLREISFRTEQGLYYSYFKDFVQSPSMEEGWNKLRYDNVTENTKTINIFHRFNIYQELFLGVVYSVYDFGLEPIFFYIKATFALQGILMMAFYLISWRISGTWVAGIVTSAYVVCLRTSVTRVEYTIALREHFSLPFIFLQFASVGYYLKLNPKGNEKIHLVLNFGLSLLFTICWQFSQFVLLLESGVLFMLGMFRIVDRNKITKILVSHSFVIVSTWYFQYYQPMVLSSLVLSFIPVAVIFLHLQEPPMQKYGFVNELISYVIRSIGHIVLALIITICINMLLKYGMDQHDDNHILHFIKSKLGFTDQTNFDTRLYLCLSAFQTLPMSELYAFVPNLSLILYILLLIIGLASFILTIAKRILVSQEKKTDKDEENKDNSVSLIKKIDEEAHLHFLTNIGDRPEFIFHLCMSLILGALAISTFRMKCFWSPYILICASACICDFHLWNAFLSHFIGKEKSKASKNLTQFVRHMVLLFLILHLYISHKESLREELEDLRELHDPDTVDLMQWIKQFTPKDAVFTGSMQLLAGVKLCTSRRLTNHPHFEDKDLRIRTKELYSIYSKISPEEVYQILRKYDTSYIILEDSICMAPPSNRCSLNEIMDLTNGFIPSDGIKDLPHLKQSLHPLFCDEIRYARGAYKKYFNEVFSNRTFRVYKVKK; the protein is encoded by the exons ATGGATGCAGGGGATGATATTATAGACGTTTTGTACAAATATCGAGACTCTCCTCACTCTATCCGCTCAAAACAGCAACAAGAACAATCTGGTTACGATGATTATAGTGAAGAAGGTCCGTACTCCTCTGAGTACGGCACTTTGGAGTCTGAGCATGAGTATTATGGAAATCACCAACACAGGACGTATGAATACTTTCCAGTGAGAAGATCCGTTACTGCAGACGTAATATCCTATAGGGACAATGAAAGACTTTACTCGCGAGAGGAAGGAGACTTCATCACCTCTCCCAATGGTGTTCGCCGTCGAAGACAAAAAG ATTTGGACTATGATGAAGAATTTCTCCAagagggaagaaaaaaagatggaaattcTAAGATGGAGTTGGCGGCTCTCAATACGGAGAACATTCATATA ACTAAGGACTCCATATTCACATCCCAAATGAAGACTCTATCCACTGCCAATATAGTTATTGGAGTATTAGTTATGCTTTTTATTGGACACAAATGGTGTGATTATTTGGAGCTACTGCATGAAAATCAAACTTGGTTTTCGAATGTTAGTCAACTTCTGAGGGAAATTTCATTCAGAACGGAGCAAGGTCTTTACTACTCTTACTTTAAAGACTTTGTCCAGTCTCCATCCATGGAAGAAGGCTGGAACAAACTCCGTTACGACAATGTCACAGAGAACaccaaaacaattaatatattccaCAGATTTAACATTTATCAG GAGTTGTTTTTGGGAGTCGTATATAGCGTATATGATTTCGGATTAGAACcgattttcttttatataaaagcCACATTTGCATTACAAGGAATTTTAATGATGGCATTTTATCTCATATCTTGGAGAATCAGCGGAACTTGGGTTGCTGGTATTGTAACATCGGCATATGTTGTTTGTCTAAG GACCAGCGTGACGAGAGTCGAATATACCATTGCATTAAGAGAACATTTTTCCttaccttttatttttcttcaattcgCATCCGTTGGCTACTATTTAAAGTTAAATCCAAAAGGAAATGAG aaaattcaTTTGGTTCTTAATTTTGGCCTATCCCTCCTATTCACGATTTGCTGGCAATTTTCTCAGTTCGTCCTTCTTTTAGAGTCAGGAGTACTTTTTATGTTGGGAATGTTTCGCATCGTTGATAGGAATAAAATCACTAAAATCCTAGTATCTCACTCTTTTGTTATCGTCTCAACTTGGTATTTTCAGTATTATCAGCCTATGGTGCTTAGCTCCTTAGTATTGTCATTCATCCCTGTTGCAGTTATTTTTCTGCATCTTCAAGAACCTCCTATGCAAAAATATGGGTTTGTAAATGAGCTTATTTCCTATGTCATACGCTCTATTGGACATATAGTCCTTGCTCTAATCATCACAATTTGCATTAATATGCTTCTGAAg TATGGTATGGATCAGCATGATGACAATCACATACTTCATTTCATCAAGAGCAAACTAGGATTTACGGATCAGACCAACTTTGATACAAGACTATATTTGTGTCTGAGTGCTTTTCAAACTCTTCCTATGTCGGAACTATATGCCTTTGTACCGAATTTATCTCTTATCCTATATATACTACTACTCATCATTGGATTGGCCTCTTTCATTCTAACAATAGCCAAGAGGATACTTGTCTCTCAAGAGAAAAAAACCGacaaagatgaagaaaataaggaTAACTCAGTttctttaattaagaaaattgacGAAGAAGCTCATCTACATTTCCTTACTAACATTGGAGATAGGCCAGagttcatttttcatttat gcATGTCCTTGATTCTTGGAGCCCTAGCCATTTCGACCTTTAGAATGAAGTGTTTTTGGAGTCCTTATATTCTCATATGTGCAAGTGCATGTATTTGCGACTTTCATTTATGGAATGCTTTCTTGAGTCATTttataggaaaagaaaagagtaaagcCTCCAAAAATCTCACTCAGTTTGTTCGACACATGGTCCTCCTATTTCTTATTCTCCACCTGTATATATCGCATAAAGAATCTCTGAGAGAAGAATTGGAAGACTTGAGAGAACTACACGATCCAGACACTGTTGATCTCATGCAATGGATAAAGCAATTTACTCCAAAGGATGCAGTTTTTACGGGAAGTATGCAACTCCTGGCTGGAGTCAAACTGTGTACATCAAGACGCCTTACAAATCATCCTCATTTTGAGGATAAGGACCTTCGAATAAGAACGAAAGAA ttgtattctatttactcaaaaatatctCCAGAGGaagtttatcaaattttaagaaagtatgacacaagttatataattttagaagatTCAATTTGCATGGCTCCACCATCCAATCGTTGTTCCTTGAATGAGATAATGGATCTGACAAATGGATTT attCCAAGCGATGGCATCAAGGATCTTCCTCACTTGAAACAAAGCCTTCATCCTTTATTTTGTGACGAAATTCGATACGCACGTGGAgcatataagaaatatttcaatgaagTATTTTCAAACAGAACTTTTCGAGtatataaagtgaaaaaatga
- the LOC121124588 gene encoding E3 ubiquitin-protein ligase rnf8-B: protein MAGISGSTSRRPSGSKRKRISSSPKRAISKIKRNNFKSNSRSMKKSLKSYIYDDEALKHRIRHLESQKETLDHKILYLDQKLDGHRKKDALLQEAMKQCMKDMKHAEKNKTKLEREVQHLNFKMGVLKKKLCKVEGEKSKLERQLNSSGLFTDMLNNFKELFETNLQCSICSEIFLFATVITCGHTFCEDCIEEWTSKKNNCPICRANIKGKASNVVLDEHIEKMVEQFFPETEKKSRKDLVLERKTKKMNRVSNINSSNKDSSSDISDSDDDDDDEEEDDGEEEEEDVMRRHLRGLTSDDSFEFTGHPIMTVSFNSSSDDDSYSPLSAIEEEDDHSVASNSSNSSTEGFTSYSDDSSDE, encoded by the exons ATGGCCGGAATCTCCGGTTCCACTTCTCGCCGGCCCTCCGGTTCCAAGCGTAAAAGAATTTCTTCCTCACCCAAACGAGCCATTtccaaaatcaaaagaaacaaCTTCAAATCCAACTCTCGTTCCATGAAGAAGAGCCTCAAGAGCTATATCTATGATGATGAAG CCCTCAAACACAGAATCAGACATCTGGAATCCCAGAAGGAGACATTGGATCACAAAATCTTATATCTTGATCAAAAGCTTGAtg GGCATCGTAAAAAGGACGCCTTGCTGCAGGAGGCCATGAAGCAATGCATGAAGGATATGAAGCATGCAGAAAAAAACAAGACTAAATTGGAGAGGGAAGTCCAGCACCTCAATTTCAAAATGGgggttttgaagaaaaagttgtgCAAGGTAGAGGGAGAAAAGTCCAAGCTAGAAAGACAGCTCAACAGCTCGGGTCTATTCACGGATATGCTCAATAACTTTAAAGAGCTCTTTGAAACTAATCTACAGTGCTCCATTTGTTCCGAAATTTTCTTATTTGCCACTGTTATTACCTGTGGACACACATTTTGTGAGGACTGTATTGAAGAGTGGAcatccaaaaagaataattgcCCCATTTGTCGTGCAAATATTAAAGGAAAGGCAAGTAATGTCGTTCTGGATGAACACATTGAGAAAATGGTGGAGCAGTTCTTTCcagagactgaaaaaaaatcacgCAAAGACCTGGTACTtgaaagaaaaaccaaaaaaatgaatcgTGTGTCTAACATCAATAGTAGTAACAAGGATTCATCTAGTGATATATCGGATTCGGATGATGATGATGACGACGAGGAGGAGGATGATGGTGAGGAAGAAGAGGAGGATGTGATGAGACGACATCTGAGAGGTCTCACTTCAGATGATTCCTTTGAATTCACAGGTCATCCTATCATGACTGTCTCCTTCAATTCTTCGTCAGATGATGATTCCTACTCTCCTCTTAGCGCAATCGAAGAGGAAGACGACCATTCCGTCGCATCCAATTCTAGTAACTCCTCAACAGAAGGATTCACGAGCTATAGTGATGACTCTTCGGATGAATAA